Part of the Paludisphaera borealis genome, CGCCGGCTGCATCAACACATTCACTAGGCTCGGGGCGGCTGCCTCCGAGTCCGTCCTCATCTTCTCGTCATTCGCATCGCTTCTGTTTCAGGAGTCTGGATCATGGTGTGTACTCATCTCCGTCGTCGCGCGGGTTTCACGCTCATCGAGTTGCTGGTGGTCATCGCGATCATCGCGGTGCTGATCGCCTTGCTGTTGCCGGCGGTGCAGTCGGCCCGCGAGGCCGCCCGGCGCATCCAGTGCACGAACAACCTCAAGCAGATCGGCCTGGCCTGCCATAATTACCACGAGTCGCGCGGGGCGTTGCCCGGAGCCGATATGGTGTTCAATAAGACCGAGTTGTCGGCGCTCAGCATGCTGCTGCCGATGATGGAGCAGACCAACGCCTACAACTCGATCAACTTCGACTTCGGCTACAACGACCCCAACAACACGACGGCGATGTTCACGGTCGTGAGCGGGTTCGTCTGCCCTTCGGACCAGAGCGATCCCCTGCCGGCCCTGGGTGGCCAGACCAACTACATGGCCGACATGGGGAGCGGGATCGTCTGGCAGGAGTCGATCGGCGGCAACGCCGGCCTGCCGGTCCCCAACGGCATCTTCCACGGCAACAGCGCGACACGGTTCGCGGCGATCACCGACGGCCTCTCGAACACCGGCATGTTCGCCGAGCGCGTCATGGCCGACGGCAACACTGCTCAGGTCAGCCCCGTGTCCGACGTCTTCTTCTCGCCCCTGGCCCCGACGACCGTCGACCAGGCGTATCAGATGTGTCAGGCCGTCGACATCACCAACCTCCAGAACCAGTTCCCGCTGTTCATGGGAGCGCCCTGGCTGTGCGGGCAGCACATCTTCCAGCACATCAGTCCGCCGAACGGCCGCTCGTGCGGGTTCTTCGTCGCCCTTCGCGCCACGATGCCCCCCAGCAGCTTCCACCCCGGCGGCGTGAATCTGCTGCTGGCCGACGGCTCGGTTCGGTTCGTCAAGAACACCATCGACCTCGCGACGTGGCGGGCGCTCGGGACGATGGGCGGCGGCGAAGTGATCAGCAGCGACAGCTACTAAGCCAGGCCGCGAGCCAGCAAAGGAAGACTCCACGATGTTATTCGATCTCAGATCCCGCCGGTCCGCGTGCGGCGCGTTGGCGATGCTCGTCGCCCTGTCGGTCGCCGGCTGCTCCGGCGGCGTCGCGAACCCCGTCGACCCGGACCGCGCCCGGGTCGCGCTCAAGTCGGCCCTCGACCACTGGAAAAGCGGCGGCGATCCGCTGTCGATGCCCACGTCGGCCACCCCCATGACCGTCCAGGACCTGGAGTGGCAGTCGGGGGCCAAGCTGGTCGATTACGAAGTCCTCGGCGACGGCGAGCCAGCCGACGCCAACCTCCGCGTCAAGGTGAAGCTCACCCTGGCGGGCAAGGGCAAGAACGCCGAGAAGACCGTCAACTACCTGGTCACCACCAGCCCCGCCGTCACGGTCTTCCGCGACGCCATGAGGCGCTGACGTACAGCCGCGTTCGTCTCGATCGATTCTCGGGTCCGCCGATTCCCATTCACGATCAAAGGATTCTGGAAATGCACATGCGAACCTTCTTGCGAGCCGTCGCGTCCGCGGCGGCCTGTTGCGGCCTCGGCGTCGGCCTCGCGTCGGCCGAAGAGCCGCGCAATCCCCAAAGCCGGCCCACGGAGGACGTCGGCAAGGCGTTGCGCGAGGCCTGGCCCGATCGACCGGAATGGCTCGACATGTACACGGCCATCCTCAGCGACGAGCCGATGGGAGCGACCAACGGCTGGTTCCGAACCGCCGTGACCCAGTCGCGGTACGGCTGGGACGCGACCCGCAAGAAGTTCGACCGCGACGGCGACGGCAAGGTCGGCCGCGACGAGTACCCCGGCGGCGAGGACGCGTTCGCCCGCCTCGACCGCGACCACGACAAGAGCTTGAGCGCCGCCGATTTCGACTTCTCCAACGCCTACGCCCCCTCCCCCGGCTCGATGCTGTTTTCGAAGCTCGATCGCGACGGCAGCGGCAAGGTCACCAAGGTGGAGATCGAGGCGTTCTTCAAGGCGGCCGACGCCGACGACGCCGGCTTCCTCTCGCGCCTCGAACTCGAACAGGCGCTCCCCATGCCTTCGATGTCGATGTCGTCCGGCGACCGACCGAGCAAGACCCAGTTGATCCGCGGCCTGTTCAAGCAGGAGGTCGGTTCGCTTCAGCCCGGTCCCAAGCTCGACGAGTCGGCCCCGGATTTCACGCTCAAGACCAACGACGGCAAGTCCGAGTTGACCCTCTCCAAGCTGATCGGCCCCAAGCCGGTCGTCCTGATTTTCGGCAACTTCACCTGCGGTCCGTTCCGCAGTCAGTCCGGCAATTTCGAGAAGCTCTACCGCCGCTACGGCGACCAGGCGACGTTCGTGATGGTCTACGTCCGCGAGGCCCATCCCACCGACGGCTGGCGGATGCAGAGTAACGAACGGGTGGGCGTCGCGACCGCGCAGCCCCAGACTTACGACGAACGCGCCATCGTCGCCCTGCGCTGCGGCAAGCTGCTCGATCTCGGCTTCCCGATGCTCGTCGACACCATCGACGACGCCGTCGGGGCTCGGTACAGCGGCATGCCGGGCCGGTTCTAC contains:
- a CDS encoding DUF1559 domain-containing protein — its product is MVCTHLRRRAGFTLIELLVVIAIIAVLIALLLPAVQSAREAARRIQCTNNLKQIGLACHNYHESRGALPGADMVFNKTELSALSMLLPMMEQTNAYNSINFDFGYNDPNNTTAMFTVVSGFVCPSDQSDPLPALGGQTNYMADMGSGIVWQESIGGNAGLPVPNGIFHGNSATRFAAITDGLSNTGMFAERVMADGNTAQVSPVSDVFFSPLAPTTVDQAYQMCQAVDITNLQNQFPLFMGAPWLCGQHIFQHISPPNGRSCGFFVALRATMPPSSFHPGGVNLLLADGSVRFVKNTIDLATWRALGTMGGGEVISSDSY
- a CDS encoding deiodinase family protein yields the protein MHMRTFLRAVASAAACCGLGVGLASAEEPRNPQSRPTEDVGKALREAWPDRPEWLDMYTAILSDEPMGATNGWFRTAVTQSRYGWDATRKKFDRDGDGKVGRDEYPGGEDAFARLDRDHDKSLSAADFDFSNAYAPSPGSMLFSKLDRDGSGKVTKVEIEAFFKAADADDAGFLSRLELEQALPMPSMSMSSGDRPSKTQLIRGLFKQEVGSLQPGPKLDESAPDFTLKTNDGKSELTLSKLIGPKPVVLIFGNFTCGPFRSQSGNFEKLYRRYGDQATFVMVYVREAHPTDGWRMQSNERVGVATAQPQTYDERAIVALRCGKLLDLGFPMLVDTIDDAVGARYSGMPGRFYLIDKAGKIAFKNARGPFGFKPAELEQALILLLQEEGAPANRQANATETAPPARPAR